Genomic window (Chthonomonas sp.):
TTCTTAGGGTCTTTGCCCACCAGCGAAAGCGTGGTGTACTTGTTGCCCTTCTTGCTGGTCTTCAGGTCCAGGCGGTCGATTTTGCCCGAGACCTTGACTTCCTTTTGGTCATAGGTCTTGGCCGCCTTGAGCAGGTCATCAACGGTGAGCACCTTGGGCGCGGCCGCCTTTTGGGCGAAGGCCAGCGAGAGCGCGAGGCTAAGGCCGAGAACGGAAAGAGATCGTGGGGATCGCATGAGTTTAGTACCGAATGAGGGCGTCAACGGGCATGTCGCCAAGTTTTTCGCGACCGCCCAGGAAGGAGAGTTCGACCATAAAGCCAAAGCCGCACGCCTGACCGTTCAGACGCTCGACCAGGCGTGCCGCCGCGGCGGCCGTGCCGCCGGTTGCCAGCAGGTCATCAACAATGTAGGCACGTTGACCCGGGTTCACCGCGTCGGTGTGCATTTCAATCGTGTTGGTGCCGTACTCCAGTTCGTATTCTTCGCTGATCCGGTCGTAGGGCAGCTTGCCCAACTTGCGGGCCATGGAGAACGGCAGCCCCAACGCCATGGCGAGGGGCACACCAAAAAGGAATCCGCGGCTTTCGATGCCGATGATCACGTCCGGCTGGTGAACGCGGGCGAGGGCGGCCATTTCTTCCACCACTTGCTGGGTTCCAGCGGGACTTTGGAGGACGGGGGTGATGTCCTTAAAGACAATGCCGGCCTTCGGAAAGTCCGGCACGTCGCGAATCAGGGACTGAGCGATCAGTTCGGGCATTGCCCCCTATTTTAGCAGTTCTGGCTTACTTCTTGACGCGGACCAGAACGAGGTCCTGATTGTTCTTGGACTTCATCGTGACCTTGTCCTCGCCATCCCATGCGAGTTTGCCCGAGTTGGTCTTGTTCATGTTGTCGAGCATGGTCTGCTTGCCCGCCGCGAGGCTGCCTTCGAGCATCTTTTGAACCGCCGCGTCGTCCGACTTCGCATCGAACGAGGTGAACTTCATCGTCAGGTCTTCGCCCTTGACTTCATAGGTGCCGCCGTAAATCATGGTCAGATTGATCGGCTTGCCGGTCGGACCATTCTGCGACATTTTGAATGTAAGGTTAAAATCCTTATCTTGGAAGGCCATTGTTGCCTTGCTGCCCGACGGCATGCCCGGAGCATCGAGACCCGAAACATCCCAATCACCGACAATGCCAGGCTTCCCGGCGCCACAGCCGACGACAATGACGGCCAGAATAGAGAGTGCAAATGCCTTCTTCATGCGCAGAAGATAGCACAAAATGCCAAGGAATTGGAGTTTTCGGCCCAATAATTGCGTTATGAACACTTGA
Coding sequences:
- a CDS encoding adenine phosphoribosyltransferase, which codes for MPELIAQSLIRDVPDFPKAGIVFKDITPVLQSPAGTQQVVEEMAALARVHQPDVIIGIESRGFLFGVPLAMALGLPFSMARKLGKLPYDRISEEYELEYGTNTIEMHTDAVNPGQRAYIVDDLLATGGTAAAAARLVERLNGQACGFGFMVELSFLGGREKLGDMPVDALIRY